One genomic segment of Thalassospiraceae bacterium LMO-SO8 includes these proteins:
- a CDS encoding 2OG-Fe(II) oxygenase has translation MISPYDDLITEQQNKELYELFLHGSKFEYGERDRPELEPVGMIFELENPDVFNFLAGVATSAFDRLKGLELQRAYVNLFLPNDRPYFHQDGHVYTCLFYITPQYDVDEGGETQFIVNNLIQGLPPRPGRLVIFDGELWHRATSYRSHPRLTAALKFVKPS, from the coding sequence ATGATTTCTCCGTACGACGACCTCATCACAGAGCAACAGAACAAAGAGCTTTATGAGCTCTTTTTACATGGCAGCAAATTTGAATACGGAGAAAGAGACCGGCCGGAATTAGAACCTGTCGGGATGATATTTGAGCTGGAGAACCCCGACGTTTTCAATTTCCTGGCCGGCGTCGCAACATCCGCGTTCGACCGATTGAAGGGCCTGGAATTACAACGCGCCTACGTCAACCTGTTCCTGCCGAACGACCGTCCGTACTTTCACCAGGATGGCCATGTCTATACCTGCCTGTTCTACATCACCCCCCAATATGACGTCGATGAAGGCGGCGAGACGCAGTTCATCGTCAACAACCTGATTCAGGGGTTGCCGCCCAGGCCGGGAAGACTGGTGATATTCGATGGTGAATTATGGCACCGGGCGACGAGTTACCGGTCTCATCCGAGACTGACGGCCGCCTTGAAATTCGTCAAACCGAGTTGA
- a CDS encoding sulfite oxidase-like oxidoreductase — protein sequence MPGGGDDDRFKDLFAGRAGSLLGDMKAQAEKDASLTAPPPETKLTQTKEQWARDQRQPQSRRMDGGGRLPPGQHLAKDWPVLDLGHRPLVPTDQWELKVLGAVERPLTLSWAQFLALPQADLTTDIHCVTSWSKYDNRWGGVAVRTLAEAAGLRAGAAFAVLHSHDGYTTNLPLDHFLAEASLIAHSWGGEALARDHGGPARAVVPSLYFWKSAKWLRQITFLEKDAPGYWETRGYHNLGDPWKQQRYG from the coding sequence AGGCCCAGGCGGAAAAGGACGCTTCGTTGACCGCGCCGCCGCCGGAAACCAAATTGACCCAGACCAAGGAACAATGGGCGCGGGATCAGCGCCAGCCGCAGAGCCGACGCATGGACGGGGGCGGGCGCTTGCCGCCGGGCCAGCATCTCGCCAAGGACTGGCCGGTGTTGGATCTGGGCCACCGGCCCCTGGTGCCGACCGATCAATGGGAACTGAAGGTCCTGGGCGCCGTCGAACGGCCCCTGACCCTGTCCTGGGCCCAGTTCCTGGCCCTGCCGCAGGCCGATCTGACCACGGACATCCACTGCGTCACGTCCTGGTCGAAGTACGACAACCGTTGGGGCGGCGTCGCGGTCAGAACCCTGGCCGAGGCGGCGGGCCTGCGGGCGGGCGCGGCCTTCGCCGTGCTGCACAGTCACGACGGCTATACCACCAACCTGCCGCTTGACCATTTCCTGGCCGAGGCGTCCCTGATCGCCCATTCCTGGGGCGGCGAGGCGTTGGCCCGCGACCACGGCGGCCCGGCGCGGGCCGTGGTGCCGTCATTGTATTTCTGGAAAAGCGCCAAATGGCTGCGCCAGATCACCTTCCTGGAAAAGGACGCCCCCGGCTACTGGGAAACCCGGGGCTATCACAATCTGGGCGATCCCTGGAAACAGCAGCGTTACGGATGA